A window from Chromatiaceae bacterium encodes these proteins:
- a CDS encoding protein-disulfide reductase DsbD — translation MYNKLTAWAILALLPLFTAAQAEQEFLKPDQAFVISAQAGNGNSVRFNWRIADGYYLYQSKFRFISDTPGVELGSPDLPPAKQKDDPIFGTVDIYRDQVTIDVPLDALPADTDTVALKARSQGCADGGICYPPHTQSVLVALSQAADGPPPVDPAAISDFTPSGSATESSPEPEPEPEPEPEPEPEPEPEPEPAETAAAPDPFTELAQLGEDLGLDAAGDDILAPEQAFQVSASSGDGSRLQVQWTIADGTYLYQDKIKLELAGDGVQLGEYVLPEPDIKKDSIKPDGSIGDVAVYHKLIDLDIPLVRSNAAATEVTLTARYQGCADRGICYPPQKQQFTLALPAAEGAATVAAADSPVTPATGAVAPVTQQSEQDQIAAMIAGRSTWVVVGAFFLIGLGLAFTPCVFPMIPILSGIITGHGQKITTRKAFMLSLVYVLAMALTYTVAGVFAALAGENLQAMLQNPVAIGIFALVFVALAFSMFGFYDLQLPSSLQSRLTEISNKQQGGNLAGAAIMGLLSALIVGPCVAPPLAGALIYIGQTGDAVLGGLALFAMSMGMGAPLIAIGTSAGKLLPRAGAWMDTVKAVFGVVMLGVAIYLLERVISPVTAMLLWGILLVVSGVYMGALSQLPADASGWRKLWKGLGAAGLIYGALFLVGVAANGKDTLQPLRGLAVGGGGAAAEQHPAFKRIKTVEDLGRELAAAKAAGRPVMLDFYADWCIYCIQMEKETFPDPAVRDAMSQMVLLQADVTDNDDADKALQRHIGIPAPPAMIFWGPDGEERRHLRLLGFMGPDRFAPHLQEALRE, via the coding sequence ATGTACAACAAGCTGACCGCCTGGGCCATCCTCGCACTGTTGCCGCTGTTTACCGCGGCGCAGGCGGAACAGGAATTCCTCAAACCGGACCAGGCGTTTGTGATCTCGGCCCAGGCCGGGAACGGCAACAGCGTGCGTTTCAACTGGCGCATCGCCGACGGTTACTACCTGTATCAGAGCAAGTTCCGCTTTATCAGCGACACCCCGGGGGTCGAACTCGGCTCACCCGATCTGCCACCGGCAAAGCAGAAAGACGACCCCATCTTCGGCACGGTGGACATCTATCGCGACCAGGTGACGATCGACGTCCCGCTCGACGCGCTACCCGCCGACACCGACACCGTGGCATTGAAAGCACGTTCGCAGGGTTGCGCGGACGGCGGAATCTGCTACCCGCCGCACACCCAGTCGGTGTTGGTCGCGCTCAGCCAGGCAGCCGACGGCCCGCCGCCGGTCGACCCGGCGGCGATCAGCGACTTCACCCCTTCGGGCAGCGCCACCGAGTCGAGCCCCGAACCCGAACCCGAACCCGAACCCGAACCCGAACCCGAACCCGAACCCGAACCCGAACCCGAACCGGCGGAGACCGCTGCGGCGCCAGATCCGTTCACCGAACTGGCACAACTCGGCGAAGACCTCGGCCTGGACGCGGCAGGTGACGATATCCTCGCGCCGGAGCAGGCGTTCCAGGTCAGCGCCAGCAGCGGTGACGGCAGCCGCCTCCAGGTCCAGTGGACGATCGCCGACGGCACCTATCTCTACCAGGACAAGATCAAGCTCGAATTGGCCGGCGATGGCGTCCAACTCGGCGAGTACGTGCTGCCGGAACCGGACATCAAGAAGGACTCGATCAAACCGGATGGCAGCATCGGCGACGTGGCGGTCTATCACAAGCTGATCGACCTGGACATTCCGCTGGTGCGCAGCAATGCGGCGGCCACCGAGGTGACCCTGACCGCGCGTTACCAGGGCTGCGCCGACCGCGGAATCTGCTATCCGCCCCAGAAACAGCAGTTCACGCTGGCCCTGCCGGCCGCCGAGGGTGCGGCCACGGTCGCCGCTGCCGACAGCCCCGTCACGCCGGCGACCGGCGCGGTCGCACCGGTGACGCAGCAGTCCGAACAGGACCAGATCGCGGCGATGATCGCCGGGCGGAGCACCTGGGTCGTGGTCGGCGCCTTCTTCCTGATCGGGCTCGGCCTCGCATTCACTCCCTGCGTGTTCCCGATGATCCCCATCCTTTCAGGGATCATCACGGGCCACGGCCAAAAGATCACGACCCGCAAGGCCTTCATGCTGTCGCTGGTGTACGTGTTGGCGATGGCGCTCACCTACACGGTGGCCGGCGTGTTCGCCGCGCTGGCCGGCGAGAATCTGCAGGCCATGCTGCAAAACCCGGTGGCGATCGGCATCTTCGCGCTGGTCTTCGTCGCCCTCGCGTTCTCGATGTTCGGGTTCTACGACCTGCAACTGCCGTCCAGCCTGCAGTCGCGGCTCACCGAGATCAGCAACAAACAACAAGGGGGCAACCTGGCCGGCGCCGCCATCATGGGCCTCCTTTCGGCGTTGATCGTCGGACCCTGCGTCGCGCCGCCACTGGCCGGGGCCCTGATCTATATAGGCCAGACGGGCGATGCGGTGCTGGGTGGCCTGGCATTGTTCGCGATGTCGATGGGCATGGGCGCCCCGCTGATCGCGATCGGCACGTCCGCAGGCAAGCTGTTGCCTCGCGCCGGGGCCTGGATGGACACCGTCAAGGCGGTGTTCGGGGTGGTGATGCTCGGCGTCGCGATCTACCTGCTCGAGCGCGTCATCTCGCCGGTGACCGCGATGCTGCTGTGGGGTATTCTGTTGGTCGTCTCCGGCGTCTATATGGGGGCGCTCAGCCAACTGCCCGCGGACGCCAGCGGTTGGCGCAAACTTTGGAAGGGCCTGGGGGCCGCGGGCCTGATCTACGGCGCGCTGTTCCTGGTCGGCGTCGCCGCGAACGGCAAGGACACCTTGCAGCCGCTACGCGGTCTTGCGGTCGGCGGCGGCGGAGCGGCCGCAGAGCAGCACCCGGCGTTCAAGCGGATCAAGACGGTCGAGGACCTGGGACGCGAACTGGCAGCGGCGAAAGCGGCGGGGCGGCCGGTGATGCTGGATTTCTATGCCGACTGGTGCATCTACTGCATCCAGATGGAGAAAGAGACCTTCCCGGACCCCGCGGTGCGCGATGCGATGTCGCAGATGGTCCTGCTGCAGGCCGATGTGACCGACAACGATGACGCCGACAAGGCGCTGCAGCGGCATATAGGCATCCCGGCACCGCCGGCGATGATCTTTTGGGGTCCGGACGGAGAAGAACGCAGGCACCTGAGGCTACTCGGGTTCATGGGCCCCGATCGGTTTGCGCCGCATCTGCAAGAGGCACTCAGAGAGTGA
- a CDS encoding divalent-cation tolerance protein CutA has translation MPDQESGEKLAQAMVQARLAGCVNISAPVTSFYEWQGRLERGTEVMLTIKTAAARYAELQSFIIAQHPYELPEVIAVPITEGLADYLKWIEACTTS, from the coding sequence ATGCCAGATCAGGAGAGTGGGGAAAAGCTGGCACAGGCCATGGTTCAGGCGCGGCTCGCCGGATGCGTGAATATCTCCGCGCCGGTGACGTCTTTCTACGAATGGCAGGGACGACTCGAGCGCGGCACGGAAGTCATGTTGACCATCAAGACCGCAGCGGCACGATACGCAGAACTGCAAAGCTTCATTATCGCGCAGCACCCCTATGAACTTCCGGAGGTGATCGCGGTTCCGATCACCGAGGGCCTAGCCGACTACCTGAAATGGATCGAAGCATGTACAACAAGCTGA
- a CDS encoding FxsA family protein: MSSPGLIFLFIFVAAPLIELYLLIEVGSEIGALPTILLSIFTAVLGGALVRMQGLAVLFRAQAQMANREVPAFELLEGVLLVLAGLMLLLPGFVTDTLGFLLLLPSLRRWLILRWLAARVDLQPAPGENRRSPVHPDRVIEGDYKRED; the protein is encoded by the coding sequence ATGTCCAGTCCTGGGTTGATTTTTTTGTTCATTTTCGTCGCTGCGCCACTGATCGAACTCTATCTCTTGATCGAGGTCGGCAGCGAGATTGGCGCCTTGCCGACGATCCTGCTGTCGATCTTCACCGCGGTACTGGGTGGTGCACTGGTACGCATGCAGGGGCTGGCGGTGTTGTTTCGTGCGCAGGCGCAGATGGCCAACCGGGAGGTGCCGGCGTTCGAGTTGCTCGAGGGGGTGTTGCTGGTACTGGCCGGCCTGATGCTGCTGCTGCCCGGATTCGTCACCGACACGCTGGGTTTTCTGTTGCTGCTGCCGTCACTGCGACGCTGGTTGATCCTGCGTTGGCTGGCGGCGCGGGTGGACCTGCAGCCGGCCCCTGGTGAGAACCGCCGATCGCCGGTGCACCCTGATCGCGTGATCGAGGGAGACTACAAGCGCGAGGATTGA
- the groES gene encoding co-chaperone GroES, with translation MNIRPLHDRVVVRRKEEETTTPGGIVLPGSATEKPVQGEVVAAGKGKILENGDIRPLDVKVGDKVLFGKYSGTEVKLNGDEVLVMREEDIMGVIEG, from the coding sequence ATGAACATTCGTCCCCTGCATGACCGCGTGGTCGTTCGTCGCAAGGAAGAGGAAACCACCACCCCCGGGGGCATCGTGCTGCCCGGCTCGGCGACCGAAAAGCCCGTCCAGGGCGAGGTGGTCGCTGCCGGCAAGGGCAAGATCCTGGAAAACGGCGATATCCGTCCGCTCGACGTGAAAGTCGGCGACAAGGTGCTTTTCGGCAAGTACTCGGGCACTGAAGTGAAGCTCAACGGCGATGAGGTCCTGGTGATGCGTGAAGAGGACATCATGGGCGTCATCGAAGGCTGA
- the groL gene encoding chaperonin GroEL (60 kDa chaperone family; promotes refolding of misfolded polypeptides especially under stressful conditions; forms two stacked rings of heptamers to form a barrel-shaped 14mer; ends can be capped by GroES; misfolded proteins enter the barrel where they are refolded when GroES binds) — translation MSAKEVKFSDDARQRMLKGVNTLANAVKVTLGPKGRNVVLEKSFGAPTITKDGVSVAKEIELADKFENMGAQMVKEVSSQTSDVAGDGTTTATVLAQCMVREGLKAVAAGMNPMDLKRGIDKAVHAAVDFLADLSKPCADTKAIAQVGTISANSDENIGKIIADAMEKVGKEGVITVEEGSGLENELDVVEGMQFDRGYLSPYFVNNQQNMTAELEDPYVLLHDKKISNIRDLLPALESVAKAGKSLLIIAEDVEGEALATLVVNTIRGIVKVCAVKAPGFGDRRKAMLQDIAILTGATVISEEVGLTLEKCTLNELGTAKRIVISKEETTIIDGAGTEQDIKARCEQIRAQMEDTTSDYDREKLQERLAKLAGGVAVIKVGAATEVEMKEKKARVEDALHATRAAVEEGIVPGGGVALVRALVTLADLTGDNHDQDVGISIARRAMEEPLRQIVANCGDEPSVVLNKVAEGEGNFGYNAANGEYGDMVEMGILDPTKVTRTAMQNAASVAGLMITTECMVAEEPKDEPAGAPGMGDMGGMGGMM, via the coding sequence ATGAGTGCAAAAGAAGTCAAGTTTTCCGATGACGCGCGTCAGCGCATGCTCAAGGGCGTGAACACCCTGGCCAACGCGGTCAAGGTCACGCTGGGCCCGAAGGGTCGCAACGTCGTGCTCGAGAAGTCGTTCGGCGCGCCGACCATCACCAAGGACGGCGTTTCGGTCGCAAAAGAGATCGAGTTGGCCGACAAATTCGAGAACATGGGCGCACAGATGGTCAAAGAGGTCTCTTCCCAGACCTCGGACGTCGCCGGCGACGGCACCACCACCGCAACCGTACTGGCGCAATGCATGGTCCGCGAGGGCCTCAAGGCGGTCGCCGCCGGTATGAACCCGATGGACCTCAAGCGTGGCATCGACAAGGCGGTACACGCCGCCGTCGATTTTCTCGCAGACCTGTCCAAGCCGTGCGCCGACACCAAGGCGATCGCCCAGGTAGGCACCATCTCGGCGAACTCTGACGAGAACATCGGCAAGATCATTGCCGACGCGATGGAAAAGGTCGGAAAGGAAGGCGTTATCACCGTCGAAGAGGGATCGGGCCTGGAGAACGAACTCGACGTGGTCGAGGGTATGCAGTTCGATCGTGGCTACCTCTCGCCATACTTCGTCAACAACCAGCAGAACATGACCGCGGAGTTGGAAGACCCGTACGTCCTGCTGCACGACAAGAAGATCTCGAACATCCGCGATCTGCTGCCGGCACTCGAGTCGGTTGCCAAGGCCGGCAAGTCGCTGCTGATCATTGCGGAAGACGTCGAGGGTGAGGCGCTGGCGACACTGGTGGTCAACACCATTCGCGGCATCGTCAAGGTGTGCGCGGTCAAGGCCCCGGGCTTCGGCGACCGCCGCAAGGCCATGCTGCAGGACATCGCCATCCTGACCGGTGCGACCGTGATCTCCGAAGAGGTCGGCCTGACCCTCGAGAAGTGCACGCTGAACGAACTGGGTACCGCCAAGCGTATCGTGATCTCGAAGGAAGAGACTACGATCATCGACGGTGCCGGCACCGAGCAGGACATCAAGGCGCGTTGCGAACAGATCCGCGCGCAGATGGAAGACACCACGTCGGACTACGACCGCGAGAAACTGCAGGAGCGCCTGGCCAAGCTGGCTGGCGGCGTTGCAGTGATCAAGGTTGGCGCCGCGACCGAGGTCGAGATGAAAGAGAAGAAGGCGCGCGTCGAAGACGCGTTGCACGCCACCCGCGCTGCCGTCGAAGAGGGTATCGTCCCCGGTGGCGGCGTCGCGCTGGTCCGTGCACTGGTCACGCTCGCCGATTTGACCGGTGACAATCATGACCAGGACGTCGGTATCAGCATCGCCCGCCGCGCGATGGAAGAGCCGCTGCGTCAGATCGTTGCGAACTGTGGCGACGAGCCGTCGGTGGTGCTGAACAAGGTCGCCGAGGGCGAAGGCAACTTCGGTTACAACGCGGCCAACGGTGAGTACGGCGACATGGTCGAGATGGGTATCCTCGATCCGACCAAAGTTACCCGTACTGCGATGCAGAATGCGGCATCGGTCGCCGGGCTGATGATCACGACCGAGTGCATGGTCGCCGAAGAGCCGAAGGACGAGCCGGCCGGCGCACCCGGCATGGGCGACATGGGCGGCATGGGCGGCATGATGTAA
- a CDS encoding serine/threonine-protein phosphatase, whose product MPRNLAPEPIEHQRLRLLFKQGQGASIVAAVGAVGCTAIFRHAGATGAALIWLALVGVATTLRLLLYYRFFRTHIGHHPEHYWLFHHAWTAGLVGLAWGAVAAIPVPSNVSHIHELQTLIPGFILMATISSYGVYFSQYLVLWSTTGAATIIARLYTSGMDGAAEVALFALFLPVLLLTAKRYGQSISASIAARHRSEQLVDEITVANNKLQHHNAVLARQRDVMEHEEALAKHVFQQLTVGGDHSLEGVHSWNQPMGSLSGDLVQTVRGPSGQSYVFLGDFTGHGLPAALGALPASSVFLAMAAKGLPVSKIAAELNRKLRQLLPVGYFCCAVLVELSPDRRRIDVWNGGLPPILIRRKGKSDYERVESHSLPLGVAEGPEFDSASRQCTLHPGDRLYIYTDGLTEAENIEGEFWGTERLESFLTRDDLPPLKLPALIEAVLEFVNLAPASDDITVVEIEATPSSTDEYDAQQEAPGELLRAGLAAGS is encoded by the coding sequence ATGCCAAGAAATCTCGCCCCCGAACCCATCGAGCACCAGCGCCTGCGATTGCTTTTCAAGCAGGGCCAAGGGGCCTCGATCGTCGCGGCCGTCGGTGCGGTGGGGTGTACGGCAATCTTCAGACACGCCGGAGCAACAGGAGCGGCATTGATCTGGCTGGCGCTCGTGGGCGTCGCCACAACGCTGCGGCTGCTGCTCTACTACCGGTTCTTTCGCACCCATATAGGGCACCACCCGGAGCACTATTGGCTGTTTCATCACGCCTGGACGGCCGGCCTGGTCGGACTGGCCTGGGGAGCCGTGGCGGCGATCCCGGTGCCATCGAACGTCAGTCATATCCACGAACTGCAGACGCTGATCCCGGGTTTCATCCTGATGGCCACGATCAGCTCCTACGGTGTCTATTTTTCGCAATACCTGGTGCTATGGTCGACGACCGGGGCGGCGACGATCATTGCGCGGCTGTATACCAGCGGCATGGATGGTGCCGCCGAGGTCGCCCTGTTCGCCCTGTTCCTGCCTGTATTGCTGTTGACCGCGAAGCGCTACGGTCAATCGATTTCCGCCAGCATCGCAGCCCGCCACCGCTCCGAGCAACTGGTCGACGAGATCACCGTGGCCAACAACAAGCTGCAGCACCACAATGCGGTTCTGGCGCGCCAGCGCGACGTGATGGAACACGAAGAGGCGTTGGCCAAGCACGTGTTTCAGCAGTTGACGGTGGGGGGCGACCACAGCCTGGAGGGTGTGCATTCCTGGAACCAGCCGATGGGCAGCCTGTCGGGCGATCTGGTCCAGACCGTACGGGGCCCGTCGGGACAAAGCTACGTGTTTCTCGGCGACTTCACCGGACACGGCCTGCCTGCGGCACTGGGCGCCTTGCCTGCATCATCGGTGTTCCTGGCGATGGCGGCAAAGGGACTGCCGGTGTCCAAGATCGCCGCGGAACTGAACAGGAAACTGCGCCAGTTGTTGCCGGTCGGTTACTTCTGTTGCGCGGTCCTGGTCGAGCTCTCGCCCGACCGGCGGCGGATCGACGTGTGGAACGGGGGCCTGCCGCCCATCCTGATCCGCCGCAAGGGTAAAAGTGACTACGAGCGCGTCGAGTCACACAGTCTGCCCCTGGGCGTCGCCGAGGGTCCGGAGTTCGATTCCGCGTCGCGGCAATGTACGCTGCATCCGGGTGACCGGCTGTACATCTACACCGACGGGCTCACCGAAGCGGAAAACATCGAAGGCGAGTTTTGGGGCACGGAACGACTCGAGTCGTTCCTGACGCGCGACGACCTGCCGCCACTCAAACTCCCGGCACTGATCGAAGCGGTGCTGGAGTTCGTCAATCTGGCGCCGGCCTCCGACGACATTACCGTGGTCGAGATCGAGGCCACTCCCAGTTCAACCGACGAATACGACGCGCAACAAGAAGCCCCGGGCGAACTACTTCGCGCGGGGCTCGCTGCGGGCAGCTAG
- a CDS encoding DUF302 domain-containing protein: protein MNRWSGFVMAVSVIGTAGVGAADGLTTQASAHSVPVTMDRLENAVTAAGFKVFARVDHGAGAKSVDMPLAPTELLIFGKPDAGTLLMQSAASVGIDLPLKYLVWQDTDGKVTVGWNDPAWLVARHGISDRAPVVQKMTGALKKFADEATKP from the coding sequence ATGAACAGATGGAGCGGATTTGTGATGGCGGTCTCGGTCATTGGGACAGCTGGTGTTGGCGCCGCGGATGGCCTGACGACCCAGGCGAGCGCGCATTCGGTACCGGTGACGATGGACCGACTGGAGAACGCCGTGACCGCGGCAGGTTTCAAGGTGTTTGCACGGGTCGATCACGGCGCCGGCGCCAAGAGTGTCGACATGCCGCTGGCACCCACCGAACTGCTGATCTTCGGGAAACCGGACGCCGGTACCCTGCTGATGCAGAGTGCGGCCAGCGTCGGCATCGACCTGCCGCTGAAGTACCTGGTCTGGCAGGATACGGACGGCAAGGTCACGGTCGGATGGAACGACCCGGCGTGGCTGGTCGCCCGGCATGGCATCAGCGACAGGGCGCCGGTCGTGCAGAAGATGACCGGGGCACTGAAGAAGTTTGCCGACGAGGCCACCAAGCCCTGA
- the glnE gene encoding bifunctional [glutamate--ammonia ligase]-adenylyl-L-tyrosine phosphorylase/[glutamate--ammonia-ligase] adenylyltransferase translates to MSEDPADVRLRRYRDAWQSLPELAELAPRLPDVEDLQLVWRFSDFAAQTCLRQPQMLAELHADGQLGRTYRPGEMAAGLAGRLDSCADEAALEAALRQFRQREMLRIVWRDLLGLAPLDETLEDLSELADICIREALQHLYRWATEKSGVPRGTDGSAQQLVVLGMGKLGARELNLSSDIDLIFCFPEHGATDGQRALDNEQFFTRLGRQLINALSRQTIDGFVFRVDMRLRPFGDSGPLVATFDAMENYYHSQARDWERYAMVKARAITGDPAEVEALTAVLRGFVYRRYIDFGVIESIRDMKRMIERELHKKGMDANIKLGQGGIREIEFIGQAFQLVRGGRDPQLQVRPIQQTLRVLGEMDILPPFAVRDLLDAYRFLRLTENRIQAWKDEQSHRLPSEPEGRQRLAESMGFADWEEFDHTLRRHRQRVHEQFGHVFVAPQTEQPEQETAFAAIWRAAADDQRAQAALAQAGFEDPADALTKLTAFRESVAVRALPTRGRAKLKQLMPSLVEAAAGAVSADVTLDRLLQLIAAVVRRTAYLDLLLENPLALSQLVRLVGESSWVVSQLIRQPLLLDELLDPRRLYSPLHSRELTLELQSLLTPVAADDLEQEMERLRQFAQGNRLRVAAADIVGAIPLMVVSDFLTEIAEVTLQHVQASAWRHLAAKHGRPGDLDGMESGFAVIGYGKLGGIELGYGSDLDLVFLHGSSDVNAMTDGARSVANDVFYARMGQRLIHMLTTRTPSGLLYETDMRLRPNGNAGQLVSSLSAFEKYQFNDAWTWEHQALVRARAVAGDKAVRERFGEIRRAVLCQARDPVRLLDDVNSMRQKMRDSLDRSDADQFHIKHGRGGLVDIEFLVQYGVLRWSHDHPDLTEWTDNARLLQSLARHALLPEGAADALWDAYQLYRGVVHRHALQERGSLVSADQFVGQRAVVAEIWDTMMRRP, encoded by the coding sequence ATGAGTGAAGATCCGGCCGACGTGCGGCTGCGACGGTATCGAGATGCCTGGCAGTCCCTCCCCGAGCTCGCCGAGCTGGCGCCGCGTTTGCCTGATGTTGAAGACCTGCAGCTGGTCTGGCGGTTCAGTGATTTCGCCGCCCAGACCTGTCTGCGGCAACCCCAGATGCTCGCCGAACTGCATGCAGACGGCCAGCTGGGGCGCACCTATCGCCCCGGTGAGATGGCCGCGGGGCTTGCCGGTCGGCTCGACAGCTGTGCCGATGAGGCGGCACTCGAGGCCGCGTTACGCCAGTTCCGTCAGCGCGAGATGTTGCGCATTGTCTGGCGCGACCTGCTCGGGCTGGCGCCGCTCGACGAGACGCTGGAGGATCTCTCGGAGCTTGCCGACATCTGCATTCGTGAGGCGCTGCAGCACCTCTACCGATGGGCGACCGAGAAATCCGGGGTTCCGCGCGGCACGGATGGATCGGCACAGCAATTGGTCGTGCTGGGCATGGGCAAGCTGGGTGCGCGCGAACTCAACCTGTCGTCCGACATCGATCTGATTTTCTGCTTTCCCGAGCATGGTGCCACCGACGGTCAGCGGGCGCTCGACAACGAACAGTTTTTTACCCGCCTGGGCCGACAGCTGATCAATGCGCTGAGCCGGCAGACCATCGATGGTTTCGTGTTTCGCGTGGACATGCGCCTGCGGCCTTTCGGCGATTCCGGTCCGTTGGTCGCGACATTCGATGCGATGGAAAACTACTATCATTCGCAAGCCCGCGACTGGGAACGCTATGCGATGGTCAAGGCGCGGGCGATCACCGGTGATCCCGCGGAGGTCGAGGCGCTGACGGCGGTACTGCGCGGTTTCGTGTATCGGCGCTATATCGATTTCGGGGTGATCGAGTCGATCCGCGACATGAAACGCATGATCGAGCGCGAGCTGCACAAGAAGGGCATGGATGCCAACATCAAGCTCGGCCAGGGCGGCATCCGGGAAATCGAGTTCATCGGTCAGGCGTTCCAACTGGTGCGCGGCGGTCGTGACCCGCAGCTGCAGGTCCGTCCGATTCAACAGACCCTGCGCGTGCTCGGCGAAATGGACATTTTGCCGCCTTTCGCGGTGCGCGACCTGCTCGACGCCTACCGGTTTCTGCGCCTGACCGAGAATCGCATCCAGGCCTGGAAAGATGAGCAGAGTCATCGTCTGCCGAGTGAGCCGGAGGGACGGCAGCGGCTGGCCGAGAGCATGGGATTCGCCGACTGGGAGGAGTTCGATCACACCTTGCGCCGCCACCGGCAGCGCGTGCACGAACAGTTCGGTCATGTGTTCGTCGCGCCGCAAACCGAACAGCCCGAGCAGGAAACAGCGTTCGCCGCGATCTGGCGGGCGGCAGCGGACGATCAGCGCGCGCAGGCCGCATTGGCCCAGGCCGGGTTCGAGGATCCTGCGGACGCGTTGACCAAGCTCACGGCTTTCCGCGAGTCGGTGGCGGTGCGTGCCCTGCCGACCCGAGGGCGCGCGAAGCTCAAGCAGCTGATGCCGTCGCTGGTCGAAGCGGCGGCAGGGGCGGTGTCCGCGGATGTCACGCTCGACCGCCTGTTGCAGCTGATTGCCGCTGTGGTGCGGCGTACCGCCTATCTCGACCTGTTGCTGGAAAACCCGCTGGCGCTGTCGCAGCTGGTGCGCCTTGTCGGCGAAAGCAGCTGGGTCGTTTCTCAGTTGATTCGTCAGCCGTTGCTGCTCGACGAGTTGCTAGATCCGCGTCGCCTGTATTCGCCACTGCACAGCCGCGAACTGACGCTCGAACTGCAGAGTCTGCTGACACCGGTCGCGGCGGATGATCTCGAACAGGAGATGGAGCGTCTGCGACAGTTCGCCCAGGGCAACCGGCTGCGGGTCGCGGCTGCGGACATCGTCGGTGCGATCCCGCTGATGGTGGTCAGCGACTTCCTCACCGAGATTGCCGAGGTGACGCTGCAACACGTGCAGGCCAGCGCATGGCGCCACCTGGCGGCCAAGCACGGTCGACCGGGTGATCTGGATGGCATGGAGAGCGGCTTCGCGGTGATCGGCTACGGCAAGCTGGGCGGGATCGAACTGGGATACGGCTCCGACCTCGACCTGGTGTTTCTGCATGGCAGCTCCGATGTGAACGCCATGACCGACGGGGCGCGCAGCGTCGCGAACGACGTGTTCTATGCGCGCATGGGTCAGCGCCTGATCCACATGCTGACCACGCGCACGCCGTCCGGCCTGCTGTACGAGACCGATATGCGTCTGCGACCGAACGGCAACGCGGGCCAGCTCGTCAGCTCCCTGAGCGCGTTCGAGAAGTACCAGTTCAACGACGCCTGGACCTGGGAACATCAGGCCCTGGTGCGTGCGCGCGCGGTCGCGGGCGATAAGGCGGTCAGAGAGCGATTCGGCGAGATCCGGCGTGCGGTCCTGTGTCAGGCGCGTGACCCGGTCCGGTTGCTCGACGACGTCAACAGCATGCGGCAGAAGATGCGCGACAGCCTGGACCGCAGCGATGCGGATCAGTTCCATATCAAACATGGCCGGGGCGGCCTGGTCGACATCGAGTTTCTGGTCCAGTACGGCGTGCTGCGGTGGTCGCACGACCACCCCGACCTCACCGAGTGGACCGACAATGCGCGCCTGCTCCAAAGCCTCGCACGGCACGCACTGCTGCCGGAAGGGGCTGCCGATGCCCTGTGGGACGCCTACCAGTTGTACCGCGGCGTCGTCCACCGGCACGCACTTCAGGAGCGGGGCTCCCTGGTGTCGGCGGACCAGTTCGTTGGGCAGCGGGCGGTCGTCGCCGAGATCTGGGATACGATGATGCGGCGGCCCTGA